Proteins co-encoded in one Capsicum annuum cultivar UCD-10X-F1 chromosome 9, UCD10Xv1.1, whole genome shotgun sequence genomic window:
- the LOC107842251 gene encoding non-specific lipid-transfer protein 2: protein MAKIACIMVLCMVVLIVAAPHAQALTCTDVDTYLADCVPYLTNPLGLLGDCCDGVKKLNAAATTTIDRQTACNCVKAAGSNTIGIDWVKATALPTTCGVSLPYDISADFDCSTIQ from the exons aTGGCAAAAATTGCATGCATTATGGTTTTGTGCATGGTGGTGCTGATCGTCGCCGCACCCCATGCACAAGCCCTAACATGCACAGATGTCGATACCTACTTGGCCGACTGCGTTCCCTACCTCACGAACCCATTGGGTCTTTTAGGAGACTGTTGCGATGGCGTTAAGAAATTGAACGCCGCGGCCACCACCACTATCGATCGCCAAACAGCATGCAACTGCGTGAAAGCAGCTGGTTCGAATACTATTGGAATTGATTGGGTTAAGGCTACTGCTCTACCAACCACATGTGGTGTTAGTCTTCCATATGATATCAGTGCAGACTTTGACTGCTCTAC GATCCAGTAA